A region of the Verrucomicrobiota bacterium genome:
GACAGCGTCGCGGATTTGTCGAACAGAATTGGCATTAACAAGTACCGGTATTGCTTTTTTTACCACCGGCTCGAATGCCTCCCAGCGAAGATCCACGTCGAGTGTTTTATTACCCTGGTTTTTGGCTTTCCAGAATGCCCGTGCATCAGCAAATGCTTGTTCCAGCTCCTTGATTTTTTTGGCGTAGTTTTCCTCTGCTTTTTTTTGGTCATCTACTGAACTTGGATCGATTTCAAATCCTCTGACCTGGGGATCCGGGGGCCAGGTAATTTTCATGCCGATGGGAGACCTGAACGTCAAATCTTCCGTCGTCCATCCGTCCAGGTTGAGCAGTGCAGTTTGCCCGGCTATCAATCCGCCTCGGCGATTTGATGGGTTAAGGTGGGCGAACAATACTCCGTTTGCTCGAGTAACCGGAATGACCTCACTGTCTGGATTGACCGCTACCTCGGGGCGGAGGCTGGGGTTCAGTTCTCCTCCTTCGCCAAGATCGATGGTCGCGCTTACTGAATTGATCTCGATGAGACCTATGGAAGAAATGGCGGAAATTAATCCAGGGTATATGTGCTTCCCGGTAAGATCGATCACGGTGCTTCCCTCCGGAGGAATAATGGACTGGGTGACTGCAGTGATCTTTCCGTTTTCAAAGAGAAGGTCACCGCCGACAAGGGTCGCACCGGTTATGGTATGGATAGTTCCGTTCTTTAATAGGATGGGGGAGTCTTGTTTTGCTCCCGGAATCATATCATGTCCGTGAGAGATGTGGGTTGTGATGGCGAGTACAACTAGAATCAGAAACGGGTGTGGTTTAAAATGTCTCATAGGTGGACTCCTTCCTCTTCTGCGGCGCAGCTGTATTGATGGGTGCCGTCATGGTATATCCAATTATGCGTTTCTTCGGGTTTGGGATCATCAGGGGGATCCTTATCTGGAGGTCCGTTTTTGGAACCCATATTTAGCTCCTTAAGTCGTTTGCCTAATGCTTTCTGAACCAATCTATTGCGTTCCCGACTATCTGCCTCGAATTGATTTTGGGCAGTTTCTTTGTCGAAATATTTTATGCCTTCTATCCAGGTTTGTTCCGCATGTGCAAAAGTTGATAGAGGATGATCGCTCCAAATAACAAAGTCCCCGTCTTTCCCTTTTTCAAGGGAACCGACTCGATCATCTATACGAAGTTGAATGGCAGGATTGAGAGTGACGAATTTGAATGCTTCTTCCTCTGAGATTCCTCCGTATTTAACAGCCTTTGCTGCTTCTGTATTCAGGCGAGTTGCCAGCTCCGCAGCGTAGACATCGTCCGAATTAAACGAGGTCACTACACCCTGGTCATGAAGAATTTTTCCGTTGTAGGGAATAGCGTCTATGACCTCGAATTTGTAGCCCCACCAATCGGAGAAAGTGGATGCCCCTGCGTTAATATCAGCGAGCGCATCGGCGACTTTATATCCTTCGAGTATATGTTGAAATGTGCCTACTTCCAGATTCAGTTTCTTGGCCAGGCGGGCAAACATAAGTATTTCATCCTGTCTGTAGGAATGGATGTGAATAATACGTTCTCGGCGAAGTATCTCCAGCGTGGCTGCCATTCGTAAATCGACTCTGGTTGGAGTGATTGATTTTCCGGAACTGAAATCATTCCGCTTCCGTTCATAGTCTTCTGCCGCCCTGAAATAACTCACGAAGAATTGTTCAACACCTAAGCGGCTGTTAGGATAGCGACTGGAGTTTTCGTCTCGGCTGCGTTTTACATTCTCGCCTAAGGCAAATTTCACGCTGGGCCGGGCACCTTCGAATTTGATACCCTCCGCGTCTTGTCCCCAGCGCATCTTGATTACCTGGCTTTGACCACCCATGGGATTGGCTGAGCCGTGTAAAATATTTGCGGTTGTAAGCCCTCCCCCTAGCTGACGAAAAATATTAATATCGGCTGGGTTAAGAACGTCCCCGATCCGAACCTCCACGGAGATTGCCGAGCCGCCTTCGTTAAGGCCGCCCGTGCCACCAACATGGGAATGGCAATCTATCAGGCCAGGTGTCACATGCTTCCCTTCCGCATCGATGACTTCAGCGCCTCGGGGAATTTTTAGATTCGTGCCAATTTCTGCAATTTTTCCGTCAATAATCAATAGGTCCGTATTCTCCAGGACTCCATCCGGGCCACTGGTCCAGACGGTCGCATTTTGAATAAGAACTGTCTCCGGCCTATTGAGAGATTCGACTCCATAAATCCCTGCAGGGTAGCGATTGAAAACCAGTTCCGGAATTTCAGGCGCCTTCTCCTTGTCTTCCTTCTTCTCGTCTTCGAGAGATTTCGTGCGGGTTGCAGTCCAGGTTACGAATTCCCCATCTGGTAATTGGCCACTACCTGATAACGTATTTCCCCTGATATAAGCCTGTAGGCGGACCCAACCTTCGCCGTCTTGTTCTCCCAATAGTTCCTGGGAAGCAAGTAGAATGAATTCATTTCCCTGAATGGTAAATGGAATGGATGTTTTTCCTGCTTTGAGCGTAAATTTATTGCCGCTGCCTTTTATCTCCCCGGTATCGAACCCACTTACGCCAGTCCAATCAAAGGTCCATATACCTTCCAGGTCCTTTTCACCCGCGGGCTTTCTTTCTATGTAATTACCTTGGATCCATAATTCAGATACAACCGTCTTTTCATCCTGGAATAAATCTCCAGTGGTTACAGTTAGGTTGGCGATCTTACCTACTTCAATTGTGCCCAACTGATCATCTACATCATAGAGCTTCGCCGGATTAGTTGTGATAGCGGCCAAGGCCGTGTCAGGATTGAGACCTCGCTTTACCGTCTCTCGAATTGCATTCCACAGATTGTTGTTAGGCCCTGAGTTAAAATGGGAGGTAAAACAAAAAGGGACCCCCGCTTCTTTAAGGAAGGCTGCATTTGAAGCTGCCATTTCCCAATGTTGTAACTGTTCAAGCGAAACACCCATTGATTTGTCCGCTCTTTCCACATGAGGAGTTTGAGGAAATGACAAGGGGAGTATGATTGTTTTTCCCAAGCCTTTAAGGATCTCAGTGCGCCGGTACTCATATCCATTTCCGAGCATTGCGTATTCGAGATCAAATTCCTCTGCGACTGCTTGAATGCGTTGATATGCCAACTCGTCTTGCGTCTCAAAGAGTGCCCATTGTTTCTGACTGATCAATGGTTGAAGTGCAGCCAAAGCGGCGTTCGCATCGGGTTGCTCCAGCTTGTTTGGATTATTGTGATGAGCTTTTGTAATTTCGCCGTACCAATTGGCATCGTGCAAGGTTTGTCGGACAAGAGCAACGCTCCCCATAAGTGAGGCGGGGTAAGTGTCACCATCATTGGGACGCTCCGTCCGCGAGTCCTGCCAGAGATCAAAGGCGATGTGGTGGGCCGTATTCGTGCTGACAGTAGACTCTTGAATTGATTTCTTATCGGTATGGATCAAGAGCCCTTGTCCACGGTATATCCCACGAGCTGGGTAGGTGGCGACGGTCGAGAAACCGGCGTCGTTAAAACCGTCTGCTTCCTTTTTATTTGCATTGAAATAATCGACGGCATCCCTCTCCGGCGTGATGAGTGGATTCCACGATATGGCTCCTGTTCCATCGGGTGTGGATGGTCTTTTAGGTGCCGGACCCTCAGTATCCTCACCTCCGGAGCGAAACTTTTTGAGGCCTGGAGGCATCCCGTAGTTTGAGTAGGCATCTATAAATCCGGCGTAGACAGTTTTTCCAGTTATGTCCCAGACACGGGCATCCGAAGGAACTTTTATGTCAGTGCCCACCGATTCGATCAAGCCATCGCGAACCACAATGGTCGCGGATTCTATTATTTTTCCAGGAGCGGTTACCGCCGTGCCATTGATGAGTGCGTGTACTCGTGGGGTATTTGTGTGAAGCCCCTTCACGGGCGTCGTTTCAGTTTCTCCTACGAGTAGAGCTGGAATAAGGGAGATTAGTATGAGGAAACTTAATAGAAATCGATGCATGAGATGGAATTGGAAAAGAGTTTGGAGAATTTCAGGGGCTACCCAGGTGAAATAAGAGAAGCCATAATTAGTCTGAGTTATTCTCCGGGCAATTTAAAAGAAGAAATAGGAAATGGAGTTAAAATCCCTTCACATTTGTTCTGTCAAATTCCAGACCAGTTCCTTAGTTACTTTGTTGACCAAATGGAATGTAACCATTTCTTTTGCGCCCTTCATGTGTTTAAGACGAATCAACCGATCACTCCTTGTGCTACTATTATTTTGGGCCCTGCCCGGAATAGAAGCCACGGTGCCAACCGATCCCGGTCTTTATGCCACCTTTACAATCACCCATGGGGGCGATCCTTTTGGTGAGTTTACTTGCAAGCTGGAATACCAAAAAGCCCCAATGACTGTTGCCAATTTTGTGAGTCTGGCGAAAGGGACCCTGGGATGGGTCGATCCTGTCGGAAGAACGGTTAAAAAAGGAGTTCCTTTTTATGACGGCATTGCGTTTCACCGTATTGATCGGACTTTTGTGATTCAGGGTGGTTCTCCCAATGGTGAGGGAATCGGCGGTCCCGGCTACACGTTCCCGGACGAGTTTCACCCTGACCTGTTTCACGGTGCTCGCGGAGTGTTATCCATGGTCAATTCCGGACCTAATTCTAACGGAAGCCAATTTTTCATCACTATCGAAGACTCGCCCTTTTTAGATGGGAAGCATGCGGTTTTTGGCGCGGTGTTACCGGAAGACATCGACGTGATAACCTCCATAGTCACCGATGTGCCTCTTGATTTCCCCGAGAGCACCTATGCTAAACCCATAAAAGATTTGGTTACCGAGAAAGTGGTAATCACCGCCATAGGGGCGGAGGCACAGGCATTCTCTGAAGCCAACTACGGATTGCCCATTCTGGATCATATTCAAACGACCATGGCAAGAGAGGGAGAAAGCTTTTCCTTACAGTTTCCCCAGGAAAGATTTCATGAGTACGAAAGCTCTCGTTCGGAGGATTTGGAGGAATGGATCTCTATTTCCTCCATAATGAACATGGAGCTTCCAACAGAAAATGCGTTTATAGATTTAAGCTCGTTAATTTCAGGTAAGGACAAACAGTTTTTTAATGCCTATCAAATCAACCATGGCTATGTTCCCGACGGTGTTGTTGGAAAGCAAATCACTTTGAATTTCCGATCTTCAGGAGAGCTGATGAAGCTGAACATTACAGCTGAGCGCACACCTGAGAATAATGGCAGTTCGTTGGGGACTTTCACTTTGAATGGCTCTATGTCGGCCAGTATTGAAGATTATATCTGGATTCAGGAGAATGATTTCGGGAGCATTCTACTAGTTTTGGAAGGGTTTGTTCAGCTGAACGTCGACCTGAAATTTC
Encoded here:
- a CDS encoding amidohydrolase family protein, giving the protein MRHFKPHPFLILVVLAITTHISHGHDMIPGAKQDSPILLKNGTIHTITGATLVGGDLLFENGKITAVTQSIIPPEGSTVIDLTGKHIYPGLISAISSIGLIEINSVSATIDLGEGGELNPSLRPEVAVNPDSEVIPVTRANGVLFAHLNPSNRRGGLIAGQTALLNLDGWTTEDLTFRSPIGMKITWPPDPQVRGFEIDPSSVDDQKKAEENYAKKIKELEQAFADARAFWKAKNQGNKTLDVDLRWEAFEPVVKKAIPVLVNANSVRQIRDAVNWAQQEDLDLVLVGGADAWRVAEFLGENHIPVIIGNVNGPIRRRSESYDTPFKNSATLHKAGVTFAIAYNGGPHNERNLPYEAGRAVAFGLPREEAIKAITIYPAEILGVADRLGSLEVGKDASLIVTNGDPLDIRSIVELAFIEGRSVELSSRHTQLYEKYQIRYPQD
- a CDS encoding amidohydrolase family protein; amino-acid sequence: MHRFLLSFLILISLIPALLVGETETTPVKGLHTNTPRVHALINGTAVTAPGKIIESATIVVRDGLIESVGTDIKVPSDARVWDITGKTVYAGFIDAYSNYGMPPGLKKFRSGGEDTEGPAPKRPSTPDGTGAISWNPLITPERDAVDYFNANKKEADGFNDAGFSTVATYPARGIYRGQGLLIHTDKKSIQESTVSTNTAHHIAFDLWQDSRTERPNDGDTYPASLMGSVALVRQTLHDANWYGEITKAHHNNPNKLEQPDANAALAALQPLISQKQWALFETQDELAYQRIQAVAEEFDLEYAMLGNGYEYRRTEILKGLGKTIILPLSFPQTPHVERADKSMGVSLEQLQHWEMAASNAAFLKEAGVPFCFTSHFNSGPNNNLWNAIRETVKRGLNPDTALAAITTNPAKLYDVDDQLGTIEVGKIANLTVTTGDLFQDEKTVVSELWIQGNYIERKPAGEKDLEGIWTFDWTGVSGFDTGEIKGSGNKFTLKAGKTSIPFTIQGNEFILLASQELLGEQDGEGWVRLQAYIRGNTLSGSGQLPDGEFVTWTATRTKSLEDEKKEDKEKAPEIPELVFNRYPAGIYGVESLNRPETVLIQNATVWTSGPDGVLENTDLLIIDGKIAEIGTNLKIPRGAEVIDAEGKHVTPGLIDCHSHVGGTGGLNEGGSAISVEVRIGDVLNPADINIFRQLGGGLTTANILHGSANPMGGQSQVIKMRWGQDAEGIKFEGARPSVKFALGENVKRSRDENSSRYPNSRLGVEQFFVSYFRAAEDYERKRNDFSSGKSITPTRVDLRMAATLEILRRERIIHIHSYRQDEILMFARLAKKLNLEVGTFQHILEGYKVADALADINAGASTFSDWWGYKFEVIDAIPYNGKILHDQGVVTSFNSDDVYAAELATRLNTEAAKAVKYGGISEEEAFKFVTLNPAIQLRIDDRVGSLEKGKDGDFVIWSDHPLSTFAHAEQTWIEGIKYFDKETAQNQFEADSRERNRLVQKALGKRLKELNMGSKNGPPDKDPPDDPKPEETHNWIYHDGTHQYSCAAEEEGVHL
- a CDS encoding peptidylprolyl isomerase, translated to MLLLFWALPGIEATVPTDPGLYATFTITHGGDPFGEFTCKLEYQKAPMTVANFVSLAKGTLGWVDPVGRTVKKGVPFYDGIAFHRIDRTFVIQGGSPNGEGIGGPGYTFPDEFHPDLFHGARGVLSMVNSGPNSNGSQFFITIEDSPFLDGKHAVFGAVLPEDIDVITSIVTDVPLDFPESTYAKPIKDLVTEKVVITAIGAEAQAFSEANYGLPILDHIQTTMAREGESFSLQFPQERFHEYESSRSEDLEEWISISSIMNMELPTENAFIDLSSLISGKDKQFFNAYQINHGYVPDGVVGKQITLNFRSSGELMKLNITAERTPENNGSSLGTFTLNGSMSASIEDYIWIQENDFGSILLVLEGFVQLNVDLKFHNETSGSWTGYWFDTSIDAPVDFFGDFSISD